A single region of the Geobacillus subterraneus genome encodes:
- a CDS encoding multicopper oxidase family protein produces the protein MHGYLPGNPQTPIITPNVKDAPFRVLKNGVKQFHLRAEPVVHELVNGIKIRGYGYNGSIPGPTILVNQGDYVQITVENRLPEATSVHWHGLIVSNRMDGVPGPGGSPIIQPGESFTYEFRIQQSGTFMYHSHVHDAKQELMGLVGMLISRGIYEEPVDRDYVLLLQEWAVQMEMHQQTSSHPMNDHPSKQSASNIYDIDPMSMMFNFFTINGKAYPDTAPLFVRYGERVRIRLGNLSMDSHPMHFHGHEFSVTAVDGNPIPMMARLKRNTINVAPGETWNIEFLANNPGNWVFHCHKPHHTTNMHSIKDMGGMLTMVRYAK, from the coding sequence ATGCATGGTTACTTGCCGGGAAATCCTCAAACGCCTATTATCACGCCCAATGTAAAAGATGCGCCATTTCGGGTTCTCAAAAACGGGGTAAAACAATTTCACTTGCGGGCGGAACCGGTCGTGCATGAGTTGGTAAACGGAATTAAAATCCGCGGGTATGGATACAACGGAAGTATTCCCGGGCCGACAATTCTTGTCAATCAAGGGGACTATGTTCAAATTACAGTCGAAAACCGTTTGCCAGAAGCGACATCCGTCCATTGGCACGGATTAATTGTTTCCAACCGAATGGACGGCGTACCCGGCCCTGGGGGCAGCCCGATTATCCAACCGGGGGAAAGTTTTACGTATGAATTTCGCATCCAACAGTCAGGAACGTTTATGTACCACAGCCATGTCCATGATGCAAAACAAGAGTTAATGGGATTAGTAGGCATGCTTATTTCGCGCGGCATATACGAAGAACCCGTGGACCGCGATTATGTTCTGTTGCTTCAAGAGTGGGCTGTGCAGATGGAGATGCATCAGCAAACTAGCAGCCATCCAATGAATGATCACCCTTCCAAACAATCGGCATCAAATATATATGACATCGATCCAATGTCAATGATGTTTAATTTTTTCACAATTAACGGCAAAGCCTATCCTGATACCGCTCCTTTATTTGTCCGATATGGCGAGCGCGTCCGTATTCGCCTTGGCAATTTAAGTATGGATTCTCATCCGATGCATTTTCACGGGCATGAGTTTAGTGTCACCGCGGTTGACGGAAATCCGATTCCTATGATGGCAAGATTAAAACGAAACACGATTAATGTAGCGCCAGGAGAAACATGGAACATCGAATTTTTGGCCAACAACCCGGGAAATTGGGTCTTTCACTGTCATAAACCTCACCATACAACCAACATGCATTCGATAAAGGACATGGGCGGCATGCTTACGATGGTCCGCTATGCGAAATAG
- a CDS encoding helix-turn-helix domain-containing protein has product MHRAYRFRLDPTRKQAELINQTIGCCRFV; this is encoded by the coding sequence ATGCATAGAGCCTATCGGTTTCGGTTGGATCCCACCCGAAAACAAGCGGAGCTCATCAACCAAACGATTGGGTGCTGCCGGTTTGTGTAA
- a CDS encoding NADPH-dependent FMN reductase yields MNIVALVGSLRTESYNLKLAKFIQERYKDKFQLNIADIERLPHYNQDDELNPPEAVVSFKRQIAAADGVLIITPEYNWSVPGVLKNALDWLSRVDKVLINKPVMTAGVSGGMMGTIRAQLHLRQILQSPGLSANVLPPAGNEVLINFASQKFDESGQLIDTATIDLLDQVIEQFVQWIHTHRER; encoded by the coding sequence ATGAATATCGTTGCATTGGTCGGAAGCTTGCGGACAGAGTCCTATAATCTCAAATTGGCGAAGTTCATTCAAGAACGGTACAAAGACAAATTCCAACTGAACATCGCCGATATCGAGCGGCTGCCGCATTACAACCAGGACGATGAACTGAACCCGCCTGAAGCGGTGGTGTCGTTTAAGCGGCAAATCGCCGCAGCCGATGGTGTGTTGATCATCACGCCCGAGTACAACTGGTCGGTTCCAGGCGTATTGAAAAACGCGTTGGACTGGCTGTCGCGCGTTGATAAGGTGTTGATCAATAAACCGGTGATGACCGCCGGTGTATCAGGCGGGATGATGGGAACGATTCGGGCGCAGCTCCATTTGCGCCAAATCTTGCAAAGCCCAGGACTCTCAGCCAACGTCTTGCCGCCTGCTGGGAATGAGGTGCTGATCAACTTCGCCAGCCAAAAATTTGATGAATCGGGACAACTGATAGATACGGCAACCATCGACTTGTTGGATCAAGTGATCGAACAGTTTGTGCAATGGATTCATACGCATCGCGAACGGTGA